A single genomic interval of Antechinus flavipes isolate AdamAnt ecotype Samford, QLD, Australia chromosome 1, AdamAnt_v2, whole genome shotgun sequence harbors:
- the SMIM15 gene encoding small integral membrane protein 15 yields the protein MIDVKAWAEYVVEWAAKDPYGFLTTVILALTPLFLASAVLSWKLAKMIEAREKEQKKKQRRQENIAKAKRLKKD from the coding sequence ATGATTGATGTAAAAGCTTGGGCTGAGTATGTTGTGGAGTGGGCTGCAAAGGATCCATATGGCTTTCTTACCACAGTGATTTTGGCTCTGACTCCACTTTTTCTAGCAAGTGCAGTACTGTCTTGGAAACTGGCAAAAATGATTGAGGCCAGGGAAAAGGagcagaagaagaaacagagacgtcaagaaaatattgcaaaagcCAAACGACTAAAGAAGGATTGa